One window of Gloeothece citriformis PCC 7424 genomic DNA carries:
- a CDS encoding tetratricopeptide repeat protein, giving the protein MSGNTATSLVQFSQFSGVEMNANLIVSEKLARQQQKLITLSKYVEKYPQGWKKRLELANLLYEMGNWQQAVTEYYQVIERQPQLINVRLQLGKILQLMGLKKEAREIYEQALLLSENDGTQHHIKGLIALCTGESQEAITAFNLATSLEPKKVVHWLALAQVHQGRESPLGTLSALEQVLTINPDDVMALIYSYDALLEVGDISAARGRLNRLIVIAGDDFRVLQRQIAQCCQMRLVSGEEGKQTKKMITSLLRLTPDGVGAYNSLAYYHILRGDWRQGVEVLAKFTAEHPQHPYGWYFYGRCLFDTGDYHKAALMMEKAYHLYPDDCEIYRGLCEILPFVTSPPTPLHLPLPPPARRGESGTSFIFGEGSKITLASIVEEMLKRFPELWSVWATAGRVLVEHFQEFERGCQVSQQGTELQPQLADAWFRHGRVLAKAGKHQEAVEALLKGWVLLPVGGYQLSVPAAVWLGESYKALCDAKTSKKWWEAACQGCQELRTFNPAAADYWLGLALLGLGKKEAIQAYQSALTQQLLYPARGEVEKVLQRLKGKNKKTFKD; this is encoded by the coding sequence ATGTCTGGAAACACTGCCACATCCTTGGTACAGTTCAGCCAATTCTCTGGGGTGGAGATGAATGCTAACTTAATTGTCTCAGAAAAGCTAGCTAGACAACAGCAAAAACTCATCACTTTAAGTAAGTATGTCGAGAAATATCCCCAAGGATGGAAAAAAAGATTAGAATTGGCTAATTTACTTTATGAGATGGGAAACTGGCAACAAGCAGTTACAGAATATTATCAAGTAATTGAACGACAACCTCAATTAATTAATGTGCGACTACAATTGGGGAAAATCTTGCAGCTAATGGGACTCAAAAAAGAGGCAAGAGAAATCTATGAACAAGCTTTATTGTTGTCTGAAAATGATGGGACTCAGCATCATATAAAAGGATTAATTGCTCTTTGCACAGGGGAGAGTCAGGAGGCAATTACTGCTTTTAATTTAGCCACGAGTTTAGAACCTAAAAAAGTCGTTCACTGGTTAGCTTTGGCACAGGTACATCAGGGTAGAGAAAGTCCCCTTGGTACTCTCAGTGCTTTGGAGCAGGTTTTGACCATTAACCCAGATGATGTTATGGCCTTGATTTACAGCTATGACGCGCTCTTGGAGGTGGGGGATATAAGTGCGGCTAGAGGGCGCTTAAACAGGCTTATAGTCATAGCTGGAGATGATTTTCGGGTACTGCAACGGCAAATAGCTCAGTGCTGTCAGATGAGATTGGTTTCTGGTGAGGAGGGTAAACAGACTAAAAAAATGATTACTTCTCTACTGCGACTGACTCCTGATGGAGTTGGGGCTTATAATTCCCTGGCCTATTATCATATTTTACGGGGGGATTGGCGGCAAGGTGTAGAGGTCTTAGCCAAGTTTACCGCCGAACACCCTCAGCATCCTTATGGTTGGTATTTCTATGGGCGCTGTTTGTTTGACACAGGTGACTATCACAAGGCGGCGCTGATGATGGAGAAAGCTTATCATCTCTATCCCGATGATTGTGAGATTTATCGGGGGTTGTGTGAAATTTTACCCTTTGTGACCTCTCCCCCTACCCCTCTCCACCTCCCCCTACCCCCTCCTGCGAGGAGGGGGGAAAGCGGAACATCTTTTATTTTTGGAGAGGGGAGTAAGATAACTCTTGCTTCCATAGTTGAGGAGATGTTGAAACGTTTTCCTGAGCTATGGAGTGTTTGGGCGACTGCCGGACGGGTATTAGTAGAACATTTTCAAGAGTTTGAACGAGGGTGTCAGGTTTCTCAACAAGGGACGGAATTACAACCCCAGTTAGCTGATGCTTGGTTTCGTCATGGGCGGGTGTTGGCTAAGGCAGGAAAACACCAGGAAGCGGTGGAGGCGCTCTTGAAAGGATGGGTGCTTTTACCCGTCGGGGGTTATCAGCTATCTGTACCTGCTGCGGTGTGGTTGGGAGAGAGTTACAAAGCGCTCTGTGATGCTAAAACCAGTAAGAAATGGTGGGAAGCGGCTTGTCAGGGATGTCAGGAATTAAGGACTTTTAACCCGGCTGCGGCGGATTACTGGTTAGGGTTAGCTCTGCTAGGGTTGGGCAAGAAGGAAGCAATACAGGCATATCAAAGCGCTTTGACTCAGCAGTTATTGTATCCGGCTCGTGGGGAAGTGGAGAAGGTTTTGCAGAGGCTCAAAGGTAAGAACAAGAAGACTTTTAAAGATTAA
- a CDS encoding RNA polymerase sigma factor: MFSLSDVEIGNVLPKSSQIITGDQKPERDFWPIWESERDYFYKLCLRWMGGNSHDAEDVLNQVMLKAWNKWEKSANKIIYPKSWLSRIIYNFCMDIHRKRKREAQNIDNIDELQLADDTAFRSEVGIPETNMLNQEMRAYLGHLIESLPNKLRVPFILSCYYDKPYQDVAKQLALSEENARQRIYKARRILKKQLKKYLAGEDNTSLDPLSPFLKKDIPLGEKFQFDETIPTKSQQEEINYKVTVICLETLPHPWYSSANSLGWR; this comes from the coding sequence GTGTTCTCTTTATCAGATGTAGAAATCGGAAATGTATTGCCAAAATCAAGCCAGATCATAACCGGAGATCAAAAACCTGAGCGAGATTTTTGGCCAATATGGGAATCAGAGCGAGATTATTTTTATAAGCTTTGCCTACGGTGGATGGGAGGGAATTCTCATGATGCCGAAGATGTCCTGAATCAAGTAATGCTAAAAGCCTGGAATAAGTGGGAAAAATCTGCCAACAAAATTATCTATCCAAAAAGTTGGTTGTCTCGAATTATTTATAACTTTTGTATGGATATACATCGAAAACGTAAACGAGAAGCCCAAAATATAGATAATATTGATGAGCTTCAATTGGCAGATGATACAGCATTTAGGTCTGAGGTAGGCATTCCTGAAACTAATATGTTGAATCAGGAAATGCGAGCATATCTGGGGCACTTAATTGAATCATTACCTAATAAACTGCGTGTTCCTTTTATTTTATCCTGTTACTATGATAAACCCTATCAAGATGTCGCTAAACAACTCGCCCTTTCTGAAGAAAATGCTCGTCAACGTATTTACAAGGCACGACGGATTTTAAAAAAGCAATTAAAGAAGTATCTTGCCGGGGAAGATAACACTTCTCTAGATCCCCTTTCACCATTCTTAAAAAAGGATATTCCTCTGGGAGAAAAGTTTCAATTTGATGAAACCATACCCACAAAGAGCCAACAAGAAGAAATTAACTATAAAGTAACAGTAATATGTCTGGAAACACTGCCACATCCTTGGTACAGTTCAGCCAATTCTCTGGGGTGGAGATGA